Proteins encoded within one genomic window of Jiangella mangrovi:
- a CDS encoding nitroreductase family protein, with protein MDTAVTDHLLSTTRAVRRKLDLEREVEPEVITECLRLAVQAPTPGAAQSWRWLVVRDQELRNQLGAIFREVGTAYMQHRREAAGEAAERQPMKRILESGQYLVDIIERVPVFVIPCVQGRPHGTNAADSVFYGGIFPAVWSFQLALRSRGLGSTLTSYHLVKEAEAARILGIPDDVTQVGLLPIAYTTTQDFKPGTRQPVEDLSYLDRWGTPLVP; from the coding sequence ATGGACACCGCCGTCACCGACCACTTGCTCAGCACGACGCGCGCGGTCCGGCGGAAGCTCGACCTCGAGCGCGAGGTGGAGCCCGAGGTCATCACCGAGTGCCTGCGCCTCGCGGTCCAGGCACCGACGCCGGGCGCCGCGCAGAGCTGGCGGTGGCTGGTGGTCCGCGACCAAGAGCTACGCAACCAGCTCGGCGCGATCTTCCGCGAGGTCGGCACGGCGTACATGCAGCACCGGCGCGAGGCCGCGGGCGAGGCGGCCGAGCGGCAGCCGATGAAGCGGATCCTCGAGTCCGGCCAGTACCTCGTCGACATCATCGAGCGGGTGCCGGTGTTCGTCATCCCGTGCGTGCAGGGCCGGCCGCACGGCACCAACGCCGCCGACTCCGTGTTCTACGGCGGCATCTTCCCGGCCGTGTGGAGCTTCCAGCTGGCGCTGCGCTCGCGCGGGCTCGGCTCCACGCTGACGTCGTACCACCTGGTCAAGGAGGCCGAGGCGGCGCGCATCCTCGGCATCCCCGACGACGTCACTCAGGTGGGCCTGCTGCCGATCGCCTACACGACCACCCAGGACTTCAAGCCGGGCACCCGCCAGCCGGTCGAGGACCTCAGCTACCTCGACCGCTGGGGCACCCCACTGGTCCCCTAG
- a CDS encoding TM0106 family RecB-like putative nuclease, which produces MYVTDGGLVLSPTDLVGHLECPHLTTLNREVAEGRRARPRADDPGADVVRRRGDEHEAAILAEMSAAHRVVEIPRGTGPADAEDRTLAAMKDGADRIFQATFFDGRWRGHADFLIRNDDRSSELGPWSYDIADTKLARHVKAAALLQMAVYAQRLEQLQGVPPQTLTVILGDRQQVAVPYVDVAAYARHAMRQYGQWLADPLPTYPLRVSHCAICPWKDQCAEQWHTDDDLVLVPFLRRDQRDSLRAAGITTVDQLAAATPAELDTVTRVGGSSRRKLATQARLQVGARSQQLPPYELVTPIEARRGLALLPAPDDGDLFLDLEGDPFFGDHGLEYLWGVSDVHDGFVSWWAHDPQAERRAFEHVVDHLMAAWQARPGMHVYHYAPYEPSRLKGLSQRYGTRVDEVDALLRGERLVDLYAVVKQGLLVGTESYSIKALERFYSPDGRAGAAVKDAGSSIVEYERWLADHDQQILDDIEAYNRDDCISTRQLRDWLEDRRAEAVEAGHAVPRPALGDGQDDYLKERDPDLVALEERLLAGVPADPDSRTPDQRARALLAGLLEWHRREARAEWWEYFRLRWLSSAELVDDVSPLGGLSDPQLLRTELRSGVWRYSMPVQDCRIRVGERVDHAEQEGRSSIVVGLDLERGHVDLKRSLANEHPHPDGVLKVGPIPSKVQETAICRVGSWIADHGFDADGPFRGVRDLLSGASPRLGDGVRLRLDGESGSDALRRVAPALDGALPVQGPPGAGKTYSGSHAVIELLRAGKTVGITALSHRVITNLLDAVMAADAVGVGGGVVRAVQKADDGNGSRHPSVLVTNSNDQVEAAIATGAVNLVAGTGWLFARPDIHVDVLVVDEAGQFSLANTVAAGAAAQSVILLGDPRQLPQPAKGIHPDGAGLSALDHVLGEHDTVPPERGLFLDTTWRMHPDVCAPVSELSYDSLLVPRSGMENQRVGGSDELAGAGVRWVPVAHAGCSVRSDAEVAVVSDLVASLTGRTWTAADGSARVLGPADILVVAPYNAQVGQLLGVLDGRARVGTVDKFQGQEAPVVIVSLTTSSAADAPRGVDFVANRNRLNVAVSRARSLAVLVGSPALLSAPVRSLDQVQGVNTLCRLVEYATGRVAAG; this is translated from the coding sequence ATGTACGTCACCGACGGCGGGCTGGTCCTCAGCCCGACCGACCTGGTCGGCCACCTCGAGTGCCCGCACCTCACCACGCTCAACCGCGAGGTGGCGGAAGGACGGCGCGCGCGGCCGCGGGCCGACGATCCCGGCGCCGACGTCGTCCGCCGCCGCGGCGACGAGCACGAGGCCGCCATCCTGGCCGAGATGTCCGCGGCGCACCGCGTCGTCGAGATCCCGCGCGGCACCGGCCCCGCCGACGCCGAGGACCGCACCCTGGCCGCCATGAAGGACGGCGCCGACCGCATCTTCCAGGCCACCTTCTTCGACGGGCGCTGGCGCGGGCACGCCGACTTCCTCATCCGCAACGACGACCGTTCCTCCGAGCTCGGGCCGTGGTCCTACGACATCGCCGACACCAAGCTGGCCCGGCACGTCAAGGCGGCGGCGCTGCTGCAGATGGCCGTCTACGCCCAGCGTCTCGAGCAGCTGCAGGGCGTTCCTCCGCAGACCCTCACCGTCATCCTGGGCGACCGCCAGCAGGTCGCCGTCCCGTACGTCGACGTCGCCGCCTACGCGCGCCACGCCATGCGGCAGTACGGGCAGTGGCTCGCTGACCCGCTGCCGACCTATCCGCTGCGCGTCAGCCACTGCGCCATCTGCCCATGGAAGGACCAGTGCGCCGAGCAGTGGCACACCGACGACGACCTCGTGCTGGTGCCGTTCCTGCGCCGCGACCAGCGCGACTCCCTCCGGGCCGCCGGCATCACCACCGTCGACCAGCTGGCCGCCGCCACGCCGGCTGAACTCGACACCGTCACGCGGGTGGGCGGGTCCAGCAGGCGCAAGCTCGCCACGCAGGCCCGGCTGCAGGTCGGCGCACGCTCGCAGCAGCTGCCGCCGTACGAGCTGGTCACCCCCATCGAGGCGCGCCGCGGCCTGGCCCTGCTGCCCGCCCCCGACGACGGCGACCTCTTCCTCGACCTCGAGGGCGACCCGTTCTTCGGCGACCACGGCCTCGAGTACCTGTGGGGCGTGTCCGATGTGCACGACGGCTTCGTGTCCTGGTGGGCGCACGACCCGCAGGCCGAGCGGCGAGCGTTCGAGCACGTCGTCGACCACCTCATGGCCGCCTGGCAGGCCCGTCCCGGCATGCACGTCTACCATTACGCGCCGTACGAGCCGAGCCGGTTGAAGGGGCTGTCGCAGCGCTACGGCACCCGGGTCGACGAGGTCGACGCGCTGCTGCGGGGCGAGCGGCTGGTCGACCTCTACGCCGTGGTCAAGCAGGGGCTGCTGGTCGGGACCGAGTCGTACTCCATCAAGGCTCTGGAGCGTTTCTACTCGCCCGACGGCCGGGCCGGCGCCGCCGTCAAGGACGCCGGGTCCAGCATCGTCGAGTACGAGCGCTGGCTGGCCGACCACGACCAGCAGATCCTCGACGACATCGAGGCCTACAACCGCGACGACTGCATCAGCACTCGGCAGCTGCGCGACTGGCTCGAGGACCGGCGGGCCGAGGCGGTCGAGGCCGGGCATGCCGTCCCGCGGCCGGCCCTCGGCGACGGGCAGGACGACTACCTGAAGGAGCGCGATCCCGACCTGGTCGCGCTCGAAGAGCGGTTGCTCGCCGGCGTCCCGGCCGACCCCGATTCCCGCACGCCCGATCAGCGGGCCCGCGCCCTGTTGGCGGGGCTGCTCGAATGGCATCGGCGCGAGGCGCGGGCGGAGTGGTGGGAGTACTTCAGGCTGCGCTGGCTCAGTTCCGCCGAGCTGGTCGACGACGTGTCGCCGCTCGGCGGTCTGTCCGATCCGCAGTTGCTGCGCACCGAGCTGAGGTCCGGGGTTTGGCGTTACTCCATGCCGGTCCAGGACTGCCGCATCCGCGTCGGCGAGCGGGTCGACCACGCCGAGCAGGAGGGCCGGAGCAGCATCGTCGTCGGGCTCGACCTCGAGCGCGGGCACGTCGACCTCAAGCGGTCGCTGGCCAACGAGCACCCGCATCCCGACGGCGTCCTGAAGGTCGGCCCCATCCCGTCCAAGGTGCAAGAGACGGCCATCTGCCGGGTCGGCTCCTGGATCGCCGACCACGGGTTCGACGCCGACGGCCCGTTCCGCGGCGTCCGCGACCTGCTGTCCGGCGCGTCGCCGCGGCTGGGGGACGGGGTCCGGCTGCGGCTGGACGGCGAGTCCGGTTCCGACGCGCTGCGACGGGTGGCGCCGGCGCTCGACGGCGCGCTGCCGGTCCAGGGTCCGCCGGGCGCGGGCAAGACGTACTCCGGCTCGCACGCCGTCATCGAGCTGCTGCGCGCGGGCAAGACCGTCGGCATCACGGCGCTCAGTCACCGGGTCATCACCAACCTGCTCGACGCGGTCATGGCCGCCGACGCCGTCGGTGTCGGCGGCGGTGTCGTGCGGGCCGTCCAGAAGGCCGACGACGGCAACGGCAGCCGACACCCGTCGGTGCTGGTGACGAACTCGAACGACCAGGTCGAGGCGGCCATCGCGACCGGCGCCGTCAACCTGGTCGCCGGCACCGGCTGGCTGTTCGCCCGCCCCGACATCCACGTCGACGTCCTGGTGGTCGACGAGGCCGGGCAGTTCTCGCTGGCCAACACCGTCGCCGCCGGGGCCGCCGCCCAGTCCGTCATCCTGCTCGGCGACCCCCGCCAGCTGCCGCAGCCGGCCAAGGGCATCCACCCCGACGGCGCCGGCCTCTCCGCACTCGACCACGTGCTGGGCGAGCACGACACCGTCCCGCCCGAACGCGGCCTGTTCCTCGACACCACCTGGCGCATGCACCCCGACGTGTGCGCGCCGGTGTCCGAGCTGTCCTACGACTCCCTGCTGGTGCCGCGCTCCGGCATGGAGAACCAGCGGGTCGGCGGCTCCGACGAGCTGGCGGGCGCGGGCGTGCGGTGGGTGCCGGTTGCTCACGCCGGCTGCTCGGTCCGCAGCGACGCCGAGGTGGCGGTGGTATCCGACCTGGTGGCCTCGCTCACCGGCCGCACCTGGACGGCGGCCGACGGGTCCGCGCGCGTGCTCGGGCCGGCCGACATCCTGGTGGTCGCGCCCTACAACGCGCAGGTCGGCCAGCTGCTCGGCGTGCTCGACGGCCGGGCGCGCGTCGGCACCGTCGACAAGTTCCAGGGGCAGGAGGCGCCGGTCGTCATCGTCTCCCTCACCACGTCGTCCGCCGCCGACGCTCCCCGCGGCGTCGACTTCGTCGCCAACCGCAACCGTCTCAACGTCGCGGTCTCGCGGGCCCGGTCGCTGGCCGTCCTGGTCGGCAGCCCGGCCCTGCTGAGTGCGCCGGTGCGCAGTCTCGACCAGGTCCAGGGCGTCAACACGCTGTGCCGCCTGGTCGAGTACGCGACGGGTCGCGTCGCCGCGGGTTGA
- a CDS encoding sulfite exporter TauE/SafE family protein has product MPPVDVMLVLAVAVFLGAAVQGAIGLGLGLLAAPVAALLAPELMPGTLLWLSMLLPVFTLAREWSHIDWWGLRWAFLGRFPATVLGAWIVSVISQRVLSVIVGLVILVAVVLTVRTIRLPMTRGVLVAAGTVSGISGTATSIGGPPLALVYQSELGPKVRSTLAVYFLIGAGFSLASLRLFGELTMTQTTAALSLSPLLAAGFAAASSLRRVADGGRLRLAVMVVCALSAITLIVRSLAG; this is encoded by the coding sequence ATGCCGCCGGTTGACGTCATGCTCGTGCTCGCGGTCGCCGTGTTCCTGGGCGCCGCCGTGCAGGGCGCGATCGGACTCGGGCTGGGCCTGCTCGCTGCGCCCGTGGCCGCGCTGCTGGCGCCGGAGCTGATGCCGGGGACGCTGCTCTGGCTGTCCATGCTGCTGCCGGTGTTCACGCTGGCCCGCGAGTGGTCGCACATCGACTGGTGGGGGCTGCGCTGGGCGTTCCTCGGGCGGTTCCCGGCCACCGTGCTCGGCGCGTGGATCGTCTCGGTGATCTCGCAGCGCGTGCTGAGCGTGATCGTCGGACTGGTGATCCTGGTCGCGGTGGTCCTCACGGTCCGGACGATCCGGCTGCCGATGACGCGCGGCGTGCTGGTCGCGGCCGGCACGGTGTCGGGCATCTCGGGGACGGCGACGTCGATCGGCGGGCCGCCGCTGGCGCTGGTCTACCAGAGCGAGCTGGGTCCGAAGGTGCGCTCGACGCTCGCGGTGTACTTCCTCATCGGCGCGGGGTTCTCGCTCGCCTCGTTGCGGCTGTTCGGCGAGCTGACGATGACGCAGACGACGGCGGCTCTCTCGCTCTCGCCGCTGCTCGCGGCCGGGTTCGCGGCGGCGTCCTCGCTGCGGAGGGTCGCCGACGGCGGACGGCTGCGGCTGGCGGTCATGGTGGTGTGCGCGCTGTCGGCGATCACACTGATCGTTCGTTCACTCGCCGGCTGA
- a CDS encoding DUF4862 family protein, which translates to MPFIVGAYAAAPRGLEPGTQFRTYVDDVLALPAVDGLEVPFQGEGSTWNDPAYLHATAAGSEHVLTMIPATIMALAGSPTQGLASSDDGGRKQAVEQLRRAFEFVTAVNEGPGGTFAAVEVHSAPRHPYTSADAFRASLDEVLAWDWGGTELLIEHSDAHSDEHEPAKGFLTLDDELAVAAERGIGFSVNWGRSVIETRRVAGAREHLAAVLAQGRLGALVFSGVSDADTLDGPAWADLHLPIRDWSGAPVAAEAATSLLTADEVRACVDAAASPRFAGVKVSSPSTATPAECLDLVAANVAIVADAVERAQSRS; encoded by the coding sequence ATGCCCTTCATCGTCGGTGCGTATGCGGCGGCACCCCGGGGCCTCGAGCCCGGCACGCAGTTCCGGACCTACGTGGACGACGTGCTGGCGCTGCCGGCGGTCGACGGGCTGGAGGTGCCGTTCCAAGGAGAAGGTTCCACGTGGAACGATCCGGCCTACCTGCACGCGACCGCCGCCGGCAGTGAGCACGTGCTGACGATGATCCCGGCGACGATCATGGCGCTGGCCGGATCGCCCACTCAGGGCCTCGCCTCGTCCGACGACGGCGGCCGGAAGCAGGCCGTGGAGCAGCTGCGCCGTGCCTTCGAGTTCGTCACCGCCGTCAACGAGGGCCCGGGCGGCACGTTCGCCGCCGTCGAGGTGCACTCCGCGCCGCGGCACCCGTACACGTCCGCCGACGCGTTCCGGGCCTCGCTCGACGAGGTCCTGGCCTGGGACTGGGGCGGCACCGAGCTGCTGATCGAGCACTCCGACGCGCACAGCGACGAGCACGAGCCGGCCAAGGGCTTCCTGACGCTCGACGACGAGCTCGCCGTCGCGGCCGAGCGCGGCATCGGCTTCTCGGTGAACTGGGGCCGCTCGGTCATCGAGACCCGCCGCGTCGCCGGCGCCCGCGAGCACCTCGCCGCCGTGCTGGCGCAGGGCCGGCTCGGCGCGCTCGTGTTCTCCGGGGTGTCCGACGCCGACACGCTCGACGGGCCGGCCTGGGCCGACCTGCACCTGCCGATCCGCGACTGGTCCGGCGCCCCGGTCGCCGCCGAGGCCGCCACCAGCCTGCTCACCGCCGACGAGGTACGGGCCTGCGTCGACGCGGCCGCCTCGCCGCGGTTCGCCGGCGTCAAGGTCTCCTCGCCCAGCACGGCCACGCCGGCCGAGTGCCTGGACCTGGTGGCGGCCAACGTAGCGATCGTCGCCGACGCGGTCGAGCGCGCACAGAGCCGCAGCTGA
- a CDS encoding zinc-binding dehydrogenase — MRAVVIDRYGGPEVLTVRDLADPEPGPGQVVVRMAASGLNRLDVFVRQGLTGPGVRQPRALPHVMGAEGAGTVVDVGPVARTDLVPGDHVMVFCGLSCGHCRYCRRGETSRCPAYAILGEDAWGVQRELVALDPASLLRVPPGMSSIEAAAVPTTFTTAWTMLMTTGRLRLGERVLVVGASGGVATAAMQLAARAGAEVWAATRSPDKARRLSELPYVHHVVDSSAPGWSAQVRERTAGQGVDLVADAVGAPTWRDSIRALAMGGRLVICGATGGDRPDISIRELYQAHRQILGAPFGGWNDFVDVVGLMERTGIRPLVHATVPMERTGDGHRIIERDEHIGKVVIDLT; from the coding sequence ATGCGTGCTGTCGTCATCGACCGTTACGGCGGGCCCGAGGTGCTCACCGTCCGCGACCTCGCCGACCCCGAGCCCGGGCCCGGCCAGGTGGTCGTCCGCATGGCGGCGTCCGGGCTGAACCGGCTCGACGTGTTCGTCCGGCAGGGGCTCACCGGCCCGGGTGTGCGCCAGCCACGGGCGCTTCCGCACGTCATGGGGGCCGAGGGTGCCGGCACCGTGGTCGACGTCGGCCCGGTGGCCCGCACCGACCTGGTGCCGGGCGACCACGTCATGGTGTTCTGCGGGTTGTCGTGCGGGCACTGCCGCTACTGCCGCCGCGGCGAGACCAGCAGGTGCCCGGCCTACGCGATCCTCGGCGAGGACGCGTGGGGCGTGCAGCGCGAGCTCGTGGCCCTGGATCCCGCGAGCCTGCTCCGGGTGCCGCCGGGCATGTCGTCGATCGAGGCGGCCGCGGTCCCCACCACGTTCACCACCGCCTGGACCATGCTCATGACGACCGGTCGCCTGCGGCTGGGGGAACGGGTCCTCGTGGTGGGCGCCAGCGGCGGCGTCGCCACCGCCGCCATGCAGCTCGCGGCACGGGCCGGAGCCGAGGTGTGGGCCGCCACCCGGAGCCCGGACAAGGCGCGGCGGCTGAGCGAGCTCCCGTACGTCCACCACGTGGTCGACAGCAGCGCGCCGGGCTGGTCGGCGCAGGTGCGCGAGCGGACGGCGGGCCAGGGGGTCGACCTGGTGGCCGACGCCGTCGGCGCGCCGACGTGGCGCGACTCCATCCGCGCCCTGGCGATGGGTGGACGCCTGGTGATCTGCGGGGCGACGGGCGGCGATCGGCCCGACATCAGCATCCGCGAGCTCTACCAGGCGCACCGGCAGATCCTGGGCGCGCCGTTCGGCGGCTGGAACGACTTCGTCGACGTCGTCGGCCTCATGGAACGCACCGGCATCCGCCCGCTCGTCCACGCGACGGTTCCCATGGAACGCACCGGCGACGGCCACCGGATCATCGAGCGCGACGAGCACATCGGCAAGGTCGTGATCGACCTCACGTGA
- a CDS encoding dipeptidase, which produces MTDTVKPATPYRSGRYTGYTSFSYLEEGRDYEAFALAPELGRVPAHDLGLDEDQEERTRRLVRDNIIISLHDHPQVFPDDMNEVRAYIRTGRERTGYLGLSQSGMTAVFDNMMDGTACVTSKSGWKFDDIVYDIGMRTSDIAHQDYVTIALGLDDIRSAHENDQLAIVLCLEAATPIENEVDRIDLLYGLGVRQMGIAYSEANTLGSGLKEAGDGGLTVFGHRAVERMNKVGIAIDVSHSGDKTCMDTFAASTKPVLITHAGARALWPTPRMKPDEVIRGCAETGGVIGIEAAPHTTLTEAHIEHSIESVMEHFEYCAELVGIEHVTFGPDTLYGDHVTLHDVFAANLGVHDAHKGPSYPKMPYVAGLENPTECFHNLVGWLVKHGYSDADIIAVTGGNVMRALGEIWV; this is translated from the coding sequence ATGACCGACACCGTCAAGCCGGCCACCCCCTACCGGTCCGGCCGATACACCGGGTACACGTCCTTCTCCTACCTCGAGGAGGGACGCGACTACGAGGCGTTCGCCCTCGCGCCGGAGCTGGGCCGGGTACCGGCCCACGACCTGGGGCTCGACGAGGACCAGGAGGAGCGCACCCGACGCCTCGTCCGGGACAACATCATCATCAGCCTGCACGACCACCCGCAGGTCTTCCCCGACGACATGAACGAGGTGCGCGCCTACATCCGCACGGGCCGGGAGCGCACCGGCTACCTCGGCCTCTCGCAGTCGGGCATGACGGCCGTCTTCGACAACATGATGGACGGCACCGCGTGTGTCACCAGCAAGTCCGGCTGGAAGTTCGACGACATCGTCTACGACATCGGCATGCGCACGTCCGACATCGCGCACCAGGACTACGTCACCATCGCCCTCGGCCTCGACGACATCCGGTCCGCGCACGAGAACGACCAGCTGGCCATCGTGCTCTGCCTCGAGGCGGCCACGCCCATCGAGAACGAGGTCGACCGCATCGACCTGCTCTACGGCCTCGGCGTGCGCCAGATGGGCATCGCCTACTCCGAGGCGAACACACTGGGGTCGGGCCTCAAGGAGGCCGGCGACGGCGGCCTGACGGTGTTCGGCCACCGCGCCGTGGAGCGCATGAACAAGGTCGGCATCGCCATCGATGTCTCACACTCCGGCGACAAGACCTGCATGGACACCTTCGCGGCCTCCACCAAGCCGGTGCTCATCACCCACGCCGGCGCGCGCGCCCTCTGGCCGACGCCGCGCATGAAGCCCGACGAGGTCATCCGCGGCTGCGCCGAGACCGGGGGCGTCATCGGCATCGAGGCCGCGCCCCACACCACGCTGACCGAGGCGCACATCGAGCACTCCATCGAGTCGGTCATGGAGCACTTCGAGTACTGCGCCGAGCTGGTCGGCATCGAGCACGTCACCTTCGGTCCGGACACGCTCTACGGTGACCACGTCACACTCCACGACGTCTTCGCGGCGAACCTCGGCGTGCACGACGCGCACAAGGGGCCGTCCTACCCCAAGATGCCGTACGTGGCCGGGCTCGAGAACCCGACCGAGTGCTTCCACAACCTCGTCGGCTGGCTGGTGAAGCACGGCTACAGCGATGCCGACATCATCGCGGTCACGGGCGGCAACGTCATGCGGGCACTCGGTGAGATCTGGGTCTGA